The bacterium HR17 genome has a window encoding:
- the tatA_2 gene encoding Sec-independent protein translocase protein TatA: protein MLGPTELLIIGGVVVLLFGAKKVPELLGSLGQGIKEFKKAMREEEDAPKSTEAEGSSTPRSTQAK from the coding sequence GTGCTCGGACCGACGGAGTTGTTGATTATCGGGGGTGTCGTCGTGCTTTTGTTCGGTGCCAAGAAAGTGCCCGAGTTGCTCGGCTCGCTGGGGCAAGGCATCAAGGAATTCAAAAAGGCAATGCGCGAGGAAGAGGACGCTCCAAAGTCAACGGAAGCGGAAGGGTCATCAACCCCGCGAAGCACCCAAGCGAAATAG
- the cph2 gene encoding Phytochrome-like protein cph2 encodes MTGTQRASVAASTLWVISSGFVGWRVWQETGEKWLAILVTALVAAAGLLAVTALLLFRQLAVASAQQERLDRLTAEWQMAQQTLQELLRQRDQLGLLVRLMQRFVSASERRELLTTLLSELGLFFKLETAEGVLLNQTALYGIWRRQDGRVYLQEWDSDSARQHLHWMGAQPMAGEASGDIVVPVRAEGTVIAVLHLVRLAPFTPEDRQFLEIVAAQVALALGRIKLITSLETLSITDALTGIANRRHWDLRLAEEVARAQRYRYPLAVLMVDIDHFKQINDRYGHQIGDFVLQQVVQRLRQNLRRTDFVARYGGEEFGVLAPQTSLESARILSERLRRAIHSEPITVTGTNGPVAIPVTISVGVAVFPDHAQNESDLVAAADAALYQAKQAGRNCVRMADTAPKGGE; translated from the coding sequence GTGACAGGGACGCAGAGGGCTTCCGTCGCCGCCAGTACCCTTTGGGTCATAAGCAGCGGCTTTGTCGGTTGGCGCGTGTGGCAGGAAACTGGCGAAAAGTGGCTAGCTATTTTGGTCACTGCGCTCGTCGCTGCGGCAGGTCTGCTGGCGGTCACAGCGCTGCTTTTGTTCCGCCAGTTAGCGGTAGCCTCCGCCCAACAAGAACGCTTAGACAGGCTGACCGCAGAGTGGCAAATGGCTCAGCAGACCTTACAAGAGTTGCTCCGCCAGCGCGACCAATTGGGGTTGTTGGTGCGGCTGATGCAACGGTTTGTCAGTGCCTCCGAACGGCGCGAGTTGCTGACGACCCTGTTGAGCGAATTGGGGCTGTTTTTCAAGTTGGAGACGGCAGAAGGGGTGTTGCTCAACCAAACTGCCCTTTATGGCATATGGCGGCGGCAAGACGGACGGGTGTATTTGCAAGAGTGGGACAGCGACTCAGCCCGTCAGCACCTCCATTGGATGGGCGCGCAACCGATGGCAGGCGAAGCCAGCGGCGATATCGTCGTGCCAGTGCGCGCGGAAGGAACAGTGATCGCTGTGTTGCATCTGGTTCGGCTTGCACCCTTCACGCCTGAGGACCGCCAATTCTTGGAAATCGTCGCGGCGCAAGTTGCGCTGGCATTGGGGCGCATCAAACTCATTACATCGCTGGAAACTTTGTCCATCACCGACGCTTTGACCGGCATCGCTAACCGACGGCATTGGGATCTGCGGTTAGCCGAGGAAGTCGCTCGCGCCCAGCGCTACCGATACCCGTTGGCGGTGCTCATGGTGGACATTGACCACTTCAAGCAAATCAACGACCGCTATGGGCACCAAATCGGGGACTTTGTGCTGCAACAAGTCGTTCAGCGATTACGCCAAAATTTGCGCCGCACCGATTTCGTCGCCCGATACGGTGGCGAAGAGTTCGGCGTCTTGGCACCGCAGACCTCCTTAGAATCGGCGCGCATATTGAGCGAACGGCTACGCCGCGCTATCCACAGCGAGCCGATCACTGTGACGGGAACGAACGGACCCGTTGCTATCCCTGTCACCATCAGCGTCGGGGTTGCAGTTTTCCCCGACCACGCCCAAAATGAGAGTGACTTGGTGGCAGCCGCTGACGCTGCCTTGTATCAAGCGAAGCAAGCCGGACGCAACTGCGTCCGCATGGCGGACACTGCGCCCAAAGGAGGCGAATGA
- the acsA gene encoding Acetyl-coenzyme A synthetase, whose product MTTAAPTVEALLAQERVIEPPSHFRERAVISDPRIYDEASRDFESFWAKIAEETVTWFRKWDKVLEWTPPQPGTQPPWVKWFIGGQLNACYNCVDRHIQTWRRTKAAIIWEGEPGDERVLTYQDLHREVQKFANVLKSLGVRRGDRVTIYLPMIPELPIAMLACARIGAIHSVVFGGFSAEALRDRINDSQSKILITADGGWRRGNIVPLKRNADEALKECPTIEKVIVVHRGVMDATHVPMVNGRDVWWHRLMEKAPLECPCEAMDSEDPLYILYTSGTTGKPKGQLHVTGGYLVGVAMTTKWVFDLKDDDIYWCTADIGWVTGHSYILYGPLANGATVVMYEGAPDYPDRDRFWAIVEKYRVNIFYTAPTAIRTFMKWGEGYPRRHDLSSLRLIGTVGEPINPEAWLWYWEHIGGKRCPVVDTWWQTETGCIVISPLPGITPLKPGSATRPLPGFFAAVLDDNGNPCPEGVQGYLVLTKPWPSMSRTIWGDPERYVQTYWARFPGVYFTGDAAVRDKDGYFWLLGRVDDVINVAGHRISTMELESVLVEHPAVAEAAVIGRADEVRGQVPVAFVTIREGISTNNELAQELKEYVAKRIGAIARPADVFFTAELPKTRSGKIMRRLLRDIAEGRVLGDTTTLADPTVVQQLKQMYEERYGESS is encoded by the coding sequence ATGACGACGGCTGCACCAACGGTGGAAGCGCTCTTGGCACAAGAGCGCGTCATTGAACCGCCCTCTCATTTTCGGGAGCGTGCCGTCATCAGTGATCCCCGCATTTACGATGAAGCGTCCCGCGACTTTGAGTCCTTTTGGGCAAAAATCGCCGAAGAGACGGTCACTTGGTTCCGCAAGTGGGACAAGGTGTTGGAGTGGACGCCGCCGCAGCCGGGCACACAACCGCCGTGGGTGAAATGGTTTATCGGCGGTCAACTCAACGCCTGTTACAATTGCGTTGACCGCCACATCCAAACTTGGCGACGCACCAAAGCCGCCATCATCTGGGAGGGCGAGCCAGGCGACGAGCGGGTGCTGACTTACCAAGACCTGCACCGCGAGGTTCAAAAGTTCGCCAATGTCCTCAAATCCCTGGGCGTGCGCAGAGGCGACCGCGTGACGATTTACCTGCCGATGATCCCCGAACTGCCCATCGCCATGCTGGCGTGCGCGCGCATCGGTGCCATTCACAGCGTCGTTTTCGGCGGCTTTTCTGCAGAAGCGTTGCGCGACCGCATCAACGACTCGCAGAGCAAAATCCTCATCACGGCGGACGGCGGTTGGCGACGGGGCAACATCGTCCCGCTCAAACGCAACGCTGACGAAGCCCTGAAAGAGTGCCCGACGATTGAGAAGGTCATCGTCGTCCATCGCGGTGTCATGGATGCCACCCATGTTCCGATGGTGAACGGGCGCGATGTGTGGTGGCACCGGTTGATGGAGAAAGCACCGTTGGAATGCCCTTGCGAAGCGATGGACAGCGAAGACCCGCTCTACATTCTCTACACCAGCGGCACGACCGGCAAACCCAAAGGGCAACTTCATGTCACCGGCGGCTACCTCGTCGGCGTAGCGATGACGACCAAGTGGGTCTTTGACCTCAAGGACGACGACATCTACTGGTGCACCGCCGACATCGGTTGGGTGACCGGGCACAGTTACATCCTTTACGGTCCGCTCGCCAACGGCGCGACCGTGGTCATGTATGAAGGTGCACCCGATTATCCCGATCGCGACCGCTTCTGGGCGATCGTGGAAAAATATCGGGTGAACATCTTCTACACCGCACCGACCGCCATCCGCACGTTCATGAAATGGGGTGAAGGCTACCCGCGCCGCCATGATTTGTCGTCGCTGCGGTTGATCGGCACTGTCGGCGAGCCAATTAACCCCGAAGCGTGGCTGTGGTATTGGGAGCACATCGGCGGCAAACGCTGCCCCGTCGTGGACACTTGGTGGCAGACGGAAACGGGTTGCATCGTCATTTCCCCTTTGCCCGGCATCACCCCGCTCAAGCCCGGCTCAGCGACCCGGCCGTTGCCTGGCTTCTTCGCGGCGGTGCTGGACGACAACGGCAACCCGTGTCCCGAAGGCGTGCAGGGTTACTTGGTGCTGACCAAACCGTGGCCGTCCATGTCCCGCACCATTTGGGGCGACCCTGAACGCTATGTGCAAACCTACTGGGCGCGCTTCCCCGGCGTTTACTTCACGGGTGACGCCGCAGTCAGGGACAAAGACGGCTACTTCTGGCTGCTGGGGCGCGTGGACGATGTCATCAATGTCGCCGGACACCGCATCAGCACGATGGAGTTGGAAAGCGTCCTCGTAGAGCATCCAGCGGTCGCGGAAGCGGCGGTCATCGGGCGCGCCGACGAAGTCAGGGGGCAAGTGCCCGTCGCCTTTGTCACCATCCGTGAGGGTATCTCCACAAACAACGAACTGGCGCAGGAACTGAAAGAGTATGTCGCCAAACGCATCGGCGCCATCGCCCGACCCGCTGATGTTTTCTTCACCGCGGAGTTGCCCAAGACCCGTTCGGGCAAAATCATGCGCCGGCTGCTGCGGGACATCGCCGAAGGACGCGTCCTCGGCGACACGACCACGCTCGCTGACCCAACCGTCGTGCAGCAACTGAAGCAGATGTATGAGGAGCGTTATGGCGAAAGCAGTTGA
- the aroE gene encoding Shikimate dehydrogenase (NADP(+)), which produces MPWDIDARTRLIALIGDPVEHSLTPRIQNAALQRLNANVRNLAFRVAAHHLRAALKGFKAIGVLGVMVTIPHKESALRLADDADAFARLMGSANLLVLREGRFIAYSTDGYAASRSLKEAGFDPKGKRIAVVGTGGAGRALAFQLAMDGAAELCLFNRTVDKAYRLAGELRRKLHFRTVQVFPHDADALREQLRRCDLLINATAVGMHPREDATPVPADALHRRLAVFDIVYNPVRTRLLQEAQRKGCRTIDGVPMLVYTNEKALELCLGVAVTAELVALMKRVCYAALRSG; this is translated from the coding sequence GTGCCGTGGGATATTGACGCCCGCACAAGGTTAATTGCCTTGATCGGAGACCCAGTGGAGCACTCCTTAACCCCTCGCATCCAAAACGCTGCGTTGCAGCGGTTGAACGCAAATGTGCGCAACCTCGCCTTTCGCGTCGCGGCACACCATTTGCGCGCCGCGTTAAAAGGCTTTAAAGCCATCGGCGTGTTGGGCGTGATGGTGACCATCCCGCACAAAGAATCCGCGTTGCGCCTCGCCGATGACGCTGACGCATTTGCGCGGCTAATGGGCAGCGCCAATTTGCTGGTGTTACGGGAGGGACGGTTCATCGCATACAGCACCGACGGCTATGCCGCCAGCCGCAGCCTCAAAGAGGCGGGCTTTGACCCCAAAGGCAAACGCATCGCCGTCGTCGGGACAGGCGGTGCGGGACGCGCCTTGGCTTTCCAACTGGCGATGGACGGAGCGGCGGAACTGTGCCTCTTCAACCGCACGGTGGACAAAGCCTACCGACTGGCAGGCGAATTGCGACGCAAGTTGCATTTTCGCACCGTTCAGGTCTTCCCTCACGATGCCGACGCGTTGCGGGAGCAGTTGCGCAGGTGCGACCTGCTCATCAACGCCACTGCGGTCGGTATGCACCCGCGTGAAGACGCCACACCTGTGCCTGCCGACGCGCTGCACCGGCGGCTGGCAGTCTTTGACATCGTCTACAACCCTGTCCGCACCCGTTTGCTGCAAGAGGCGCAACGCAAGGGTTGTCGCACGATAGACGGCGTGCCGATGCTCGTCTACACCAACGAGAAAGCGCTGGAGTTGTGCTTGGGCGTCGCCGTCACCGCGGAGTTAGTTGCTCTCATGAAGCGGGTGTGCTACGCGGCTTTGCGCTCAGGGTAG